A window of Candidatus Margulisiibacteriota bacterium genomic DNA:
CCCTGTCCAAATATTATCAACTCACCTGTATTCAAGTCCGTCGCCGTTATATAGGCCGGTTTCTTAAGGTCTTTAAAGGTTTTTCCTTCGAGCCCGGCATACTTTGCTATCAACCTGATAACCTGCTTAGATTCAAAAAGGCCTGCTTTAGAAAAGACATCAAATGAGAGCAATTCCGGCCACACATGGTCCTTAATGAACCCCAGCGATATCTCTTTTACTTTCTTTGGGTCATCATAATATCCCAGCAATACCGCAAACACGGCGCCAATAGATGACCCCACAAACACATCCGGGACATACCCGCGCGCGTACATCTCTTCGGCGATGCTGATATGCGCTACGCCTTTGACGAAGCCTCCGGATAATACTAACGCAAGTTTATCGCGCATCTAATACGCTCCCTGCCCTTGCCCGATATGGATAGCCAGTATGATCAGCTCGTCTCTGGTTTGTCAAATGCCGAGATCTCAAGCCGCTCACAATCCATATAAAAATACACAAGCGTTTTCCCCGCATCCAGCACAAGCGGCCAGTTGGCGCTTTTGCTGATCCCGTTGTAAGGGGTGGGCCCGTATGTGGCGCTTGCGGTTTGCTCCGGGCAGCCCTGTATCCCGGCCTTAATATTAAGCTCCCGCCTCATCGGCCCTCCTTCGATAGAGCTGGTAACAAGGACAGATATCTCCTTCCCTTCATGCTTCAAATAAAGTTTCTTTTCATAATTGTTCGCAACGGGCTTGTCAGAGAACAGAACCTTCTTGTCCATGCCCAGCAATGTTTCTGAAACAAGGAAGCTTTTTTCCCAAGCCTGACCTGTCTTATCTGATACCGAAAGAGAGTAAAATCGTCTAGATATTCAAACCTGTTTTTTGATGACATCGTCTTTCTCCAAAATAAAAAACCCGGGCTAAAAAGCTCGGGGAATAATTCAAACCTGTATTCGCTTTTTAGCACATTTATATAGCGGAGCAATAGGTCTTCAAATTACCGCTGTTAAAATATTATGGGCTTAATTAGGTTAGTTGTCAAATTGCAGCTGGGGCAGATACCCCTCTTCGTTCCAGCAATGTCCTATTGAATATTTTACGAACCTCAATAACTTAGCTTGTTATTTAATTTTCGTGGAAGATATTTGTCTCAATACTTTTTTATATCTTCTATTTTTGAATCTAATTAGATAATTTGGATGATAGATTCTAAAAGAGCAATCTGGTAAATCAGCATGAGAAAGCATCGCAAATTCCTTCAAATTAAATCGGCCCTTTTTCTTATAGACTACTCCTTTAAATATGTCCTTTATCTTGTTATCAAAACTTGGACCAGTCAGAAATAGCACTAGGTCTGGACGCACAATCTTGATCTCACCCTGAAGGATTTTGTCAAATTCTTCAATGGTGGATTTATAATACTGTTTTTGAACAATTTTTGACTGATTAATTTTATTTATATTGGTCCAAAGACAGGATACTGTTTTTCCTCCATTTTTCAACTTTTCATTAACTGACTGTATTACTTCCCAAAAGTGTGTTCTCCTAACTTTCTCTAAATCAAAATATTCTGAATATTCTGACATCAAACTCTTTATCCAGGCTTGATAGTTGCCGGGTGTTAGCCTGTAATGCCCCCAGTTATTGATTTGTTGCCCGACAAACAAAAGTTTTAACTCCGCTTTTTGATATGCTTTCTTGGGACACATGAGGAGTGGCATTGACAGTTTTTTGTTATTTTTGCATATTTTCGCTGTCGAGAGATCCTTAATTAATATGGCCAAAGATTTGGAATATAACCCTTTAAGTTTCTTTTTCATTTTTTAAATTATGGGGAATAGCCTTTTTAATAATGAAGTGGCTTATGAAGTTTTGGCTTCTCGGCTTTATAATCAACCACGAGTTTCAATTCCTCATTAATCTCTTCCAGGTCAATCATGACTTTAGATCGTCTGGCACTTCCATCCGCATTTCTGAAATCGGCTTGAAACGAACCACAGTCGCGCAAGGTGTTTTCTGTGATTTCAATAAATGAAAGTTGCTGAAGATCAAAAGATACTTTTCTCAGCCTTGACCAGGCACCTCTTTCTATTCTTTTCCTTTCGTAGTCCGATTTTCCACCCTTCAATTCTTCATGCCAGTTCTGGAAAGTCCGAGCTTCATCATTATATTCCACTTTCCCAACTGCCAGAATTAGCCCAACAGAACCATAGTCGTTTACTGCTCTATTTGTAGCTTCACAATCATTAACGATAAGCTGATGACTGCTGGTATTCATAGCGTGCGCTTTAAAATCCCAGGCTCTATTATAAAGCCCATCAAAAGAAACATTGCCGTACTTTGGTCCAGGCATTTCGACAAGTCCTGCCAAATGCTTTTCACAGAGATATTGAAAATAGAAACCAATCCACTCCATTTGTTTCCAATGGCTATAGTCAGCTGCTTTCATTTCCAATATGGCTGCTTTTGCTTCCCATTCTTTCGGCAAAGCTGTTAATTTTAAAACGATCTCTTTTGAATCCGATAAAAATGTCATTGTTCTTGACTTCTTAAATCAAATAATTGCTGTTGTTTTTCTGGACTTGATTTACTTCTTTCTGCTTTTTCCAATACATTTAGGATCGAGAAATAACCTCTTTTAAATTCCTTACAAAGCAACTCTATGGACTGTTTCTTAAGGTTTGAACTCTTATAGAGATCCTCATACCTTTTGAATAGGCGTTCCATCTCCATCTCGCTCCAGGCTTTCCCCTTGTTAACAATAGAATCTTGTTTAGGAATTCTTAAATCAGCCAATAAAGATCCGGGGATTACTTGTTTGAGGGTTTTTATTTGATAGTCAAAACTCTTTTTGCTTTTTTCAAAGCCAACTGCAAACCTGTTAAGCCCTATCGCCACTTTGGCTGTTGAAAATCCCCCCAAAAATAAATCGCAAATAATATCTCCCTCAACACTGCTATATTGAATCATTTTGATTAGTAATTTTTTGGGCAATTCGTTCTTATTCTTGATCATTCCTGGTTTGTATTCCCTATTAATAATCCAGACATCCTCCCTGTCCTGATAATTTAGGCTACCTTGCTTTTCATCCTTCTCCGTAGAACCGAATCTTGAATATGTGTTAAAAGTCCGAACGCCGCCAGGTTTGCAATAAAAAAGGATGTGATAATGCGAAGAAACAAATTTTTTAGTCGTATGAACACCAAAATTAAATTTCCAAATAATATGATTTATCTCTTTTAGTTTGGTCTTTTTTAAGGCGCTCAGTATATCATTCAAGTTTGTATAACCAGACACAATATACATACTTCCTCCTGGTCTGAGGATTCTTTCTGCTTGCCCAATCCATTGCTCACTAAATCGCCCATAATCAGCTTTTGGCACTTCAATATAACCATCCAACACATATTCTTCTTTCCTGTTGTAATGCTTATGTAAAGTATGACCTTCTATCCCATATGGCGGATCGGTCACTATTAGATCAATTGAATTACTTTTTATGTGCTTAATACATCCTTCAATGCAATCTTCGTTATAGAATCTATTTGCTCTCATTTTAGGTTCTGTATCTCGCAACAAGTTTTTTACCTCCATTATTTCCATAACATAATTTTTTAATTGGACATTGCCCACATTTTGGGCTTGCATGATTAAAACAATATTTAGTTCCTATATGCATTAGTCCATCATCCAAATCTCCTATCCCGTATTCCGTTCCTAATAAAAGCAGGTTCGGCAATTGCTGTAATTCAATTTTTGAAGGTTTTCTTTTTCGCACTTTAAGGTGATCCAAACAAATAGAACAATATCTTTCCATCCAGTCTCTCAATCCCGAGGTAATAGTGACTTTCTTACCCCTAAGATTGGTTATTCTTAGATAATGTTCACCGCCCTTTCCTTCTCCTTTCTGAATAAACTCCCAGTCTTCATAATCGGACAAAGCTGCAAAGGAGAGCAAAAAACCGGTCCTAAACAAAACCCGACCAGCATTACTATCAAAAGGCAATTCGTAAGAGAGTGCTCCAAAAGATTCATCTTTTCTTTTTGCTAGGCCGTAAGAGTGAATATACCATTTAGCAAAAAGGTGTGCTGCTTTATCTCCTATGGCTTTGCCTAATCCATATCTTTTATTGTCTTTTATTTCCTGACTCATTACCTCTGCCGAAGGCCAACTTTCAATATAATCCACTAATGGCTCAAAAGATTCTTTTCCTGATTTCGATTGTTCTTTTTCCAAAAGCAATGGCACACACAAGGGCACTCCCCATCGATATACTGCATAACCCAAAACTTGTTTTGAGCCATCAATAAATAAATTATATTTCGCTGCGTTTGAATTATTAGCATTTGCCCATAAATGAGATCTAACTCTTTTCACTCTCTCATGATTTATTATTAATTGATCTATCGATATCCCAATTTCCCTGAAGAATTCTAGAGGTTTATGAAATATCCTTACCTCTCGTTTATACAAGGCATTAACAACCTGTTTTACAAATCGCCTCACACCAGCCATGTCCGGCCCTTGATCCAAAACTGCGCTCATCAATAGGTATCTGGTAACGATTTCTCTTCTTGTCCACAATCCATCATTCCTATCAAGCTTGTTATTTTTTAGGCTACCATCACCTGAAAGATAGTGTTCAAAAGGAAAAAGACCCTTAACTATTGGCTTGCTTGAGCACCTTTTCCCTATCTCTGAGATTTTTTTAAGAAGCTTAATATTCTTACTAATATTATTTTTTTTATTCATTTAATATAATGTTTGTTCTATTCCGTCTTTCAATCATGAACCTATTTTATCACTCTATAGATAGTTATTCAAAAAGAAACATATAATTTCTCAACCTCTTCAACCACCCTTTTCAACCTCCCATCCAACCTCTTCAGCACCTCATCTTTGATAGATTCCGGCACTCCCCCATAGAACGCCTCGGCGATGGAGCCGGGGATGAAGCGAGTACTGCCTGCCCCGAGCGTAGCCCTGAGCGAATCCTGAGCGACGAACGAAGTGAGGAGTCGAAGGAGAGTCGAAGGGCGGAGTCGAGGGGAAGTGCGGATTATTTCCCCTTTAACTTATAATATGTAGCCTTGCCTTTGCCCTTCTTCTCAATGATCCCCATATCGATAAGCCGGTTAAAGTCCTTGTTCCGCGTTGCTTTTGCCCTCTTAACAAGACCCGAATAGGTCCTGTCCGTTATGTATCCGCCTTTTTTGATGCGTCCCACAAGCAGTTTTTCTTGGGGCCGCAGCTCAGTATCTGGCGAAACAGCTACCGCCTCCATCTCCTTGCCCACCCGCAGCAATTCGTCTATAATCCCGTCAGTAAAGTATTCGAGCCAGAGCGTGAAATCTGTTCTGCCTTTGATATCGTAATAATTGCCCTTCTCGCCGACCTTCTCAAAGTATCTTCCGACATTCCTGTTATAGTAGTTCTCAAAGCTGAAAAGGCTGAAAGTATCGAGCCCCATTGAAGCCAGGAGCGCTTTTGTCGCCAGCCTGGCTGTCCTGCCGTTCCCGTCCATGAAAGGATGTATCATTACGAACTGCTTATGGAAAAGTCCCGCCAGTACCAGGGGATCGGTCTTTCCGTGCTCTTTTCTGATGAAATCGACCAACTCTTCGAGCAGCAAAGCCGCGTCCTTGGGATCAGGCGGCCAGAATACTGTCCTGCCTGTCCGGGGATCGTTCACGAACACATGCCCTGAGCGCAGCCTGCCGCAATTGTGCTTGTCTATGAGACCCTTTGTGATCTCTTTCTGGATCTCCAGCACTGCCTTAACGCTCATGACGATCTTGCCGGTTTTCAGCTTCCGGTCAAGACCCTCGAGCGCCCTGTTGTAGTTTATGACCTCCCTCTCGGTGTCCCTTATGTTTTCCGGGGCATGCTTGAGTATCCTTTTTACCTCGGTTAGCGGCAGAGGGTTGCCTTCTATGCTCGTCGATGAGTGGGCCGATAGCTCCCTCGCCTCTTTTTCCATCGCCATTTTAACTACATTAGGAACGGTCCTGCTGTTTAAAAGCGTGATCAATCCGGTTATTTTCTTTATATTTTCAAGAAGTCTCGGGCTTATCCTGTATCTGGGCTTGAACATGTATTTACCCCTCCTCTAAGGCATAGACAAATAGTAGACGAATAGTAGACGATTGTCAATTGCCCCCCCCTCTCGATCAAACCCCGCCTCGGCAGCGGAGCCGGGCGATGCAGATGGCAGTGTCGCTGGCGGGATCTTATTTTATCCCTTTGATCTGTTTTACGGTCTTTACCATTTTGCCGAACCGTTTGTCCTTTTGCCTCTTTTCCAGTCCCGACATGGCATAGTGTGCCGATTCTTTCTTTAGCTTGATATAGTTTGAATACTGCTCTTGACTTAATTGCCCTTCCTTAAGAGCAGACAAGACCGCGCAGCCTGCTTCATGTTGATGGGTGCAATCGGTAAATTTGCAGGCGGGCGCCAGCTCCGCTATCTCGCTAAAGACATCAGAAACCGCCTGCAAAGAATCTCCGACGCCAACCTCCCTCATGCCCGGATTATCTATCACCATACTGCCGTCCTTTAAGGCGAACAATTCGCGGTGAGTAGTGGTGTGCTTACCCTTTTTTGTGGATGCGCTGATCTCTATCGTCTTAAGGACCTCTTTTCCCAGCAATTTGTTGATGAGAGAGGATTTGCCCACTCCCGAAGAGCCTACAAAACAATGCAGCTCCCCTTTTTTGAGAGCTTTAAGCAGGCCGTCTATTCCGTCTTTAGCTTCAGCGCTGGCCGCTACAACATCTATGTTTTGAAATCTATCTTTGATAAGGGAGATCTTTTCTTCCAGCTCTACTTTTGATATCAGGTCCGTCTTGTTCAGAACGATCAAAGGTTTGATGCCTCCCGCTTTAACGATAGTAAAATACCTCTCGAACCGGTTCAGATTAAAATCACGGTCAAGAGCCTGAACAATAAAGGCAGTGTCAACATTTGCCGCTATCGGCTGGAATTGGTCTTTTCCCGCGGCTTTTCTCTTTAAGAGGCTTTTTCTGGGCAAGATACCCTGGATTACCGCGTTATCATCTCCAAGCTCTATAATATCCACCAGATCCCCCACCACCGGAAAGTCAAGCTGCGACAGAGCCGCGTAAATGATCTTGCCCGTTACCTCGGCCCATAATTCCTTCTCATTAAACAAGACCCTGTATCTGCCGCGGTATTGGGCAATAACTCTGGCTGTTTTTGTTTTGGCCGTATTTTGCTGCATTGTTCTTAAGATTATATCAGAAGGGCCGGAGAGCGCGCAGCCTTAAAAAAAACATTGACAAACAATACTCACATGCTAATATGAGGCCATGAAAAAATCATTATCGGTTTTGTCCGCTGTTTTTGTGATGACCGTGATGCTGTATGGAGCCTCGCTTGCGTGCTGGGGCTACCGGCCCATGGGTATGGGCGGTACATTTGTTGCCGTGGCCGATGATGCGAACTGCGCTTATTGGAACAGGGCGGGAGTAGCCCAGCTGGATAATTGGGAAAAAGGAGAGAACCAGATCGTTTTGACCACCAGGTTCCTTGACAATGAAGGGTTTTTTAAAAGGGAGCCCAGGGTAGGCAATTCATATTATGACACCGTCAATTTTGCCCATAAGGTAGACGATAACTTTGGGTGGACCTTTGCCGGGGAATGGAGCGGCGGAGGGGCCGTAGCGCTTTCACCCAGCATAGGGTTCAGGCTTCCCTGGAACGACAAGATGTCCCTGGGGATAGGCTACTTTTACTACAAGAACGAAGATTACGGGACCCCGTTCGGGACCAGAGTGCCGCTTGATACGGTACAGAACCAGGTCCATCTGGACTATCTGTGGAGGATACGCCCGGAATGGTCATTTGGCATCCATTGCGAAAATTTTTGGCTCCTGACGGGGAATACAACTTCGCCCGACATCCCGGGATGGAGGCAGGACTTTAGCAACTCTTTTGGCGACGGCGTAAATGTGCGGCCCTCTATAGCCTGGATGCCCGACGGCGGCTTAAAAGGCCTGGTGGTAAACGCGGGCGTCTATGACGCGTTCAGAAGCTATGGAGATCCTCTTTATTCGGCCGGATTTGAATATACTCCGCAGGGCAAAGAAGAGAGTTTTTGGACCAAAAGCTCGTTCCGCGCCGGAGTATATAATTACAGGCCTAACCCGGACGGCGCCGTAACAGTGGGCTACAGCTATAAAGTGGGAGAGACCCTTGATATAGGTTATTACAGTTTCCTTTGGCTTTCTGCAGATAAATTCGCGGCAAATTCCGATCATAATATAGGCGTGGCCTACAAGTTCTGATCAATATTTGAATTCACGCCCCGGCCTCATTTTCCGGCGGTGCTTTACCACCAGTGCTCGCACTGCAACCCGGCGTTAAGCCCGTGGCTCTTATCATTAAAAGCAGGCCCGCCTATGCCCTGATTTACAAAGCCGTTGCCCCAGGCAGCATAAGTCGCGAACAGCCTAAAGCGCGGATGGGCAGCAAATTCCGGGCTTGGCGCAAGCCTAAGAGAAGCCGTCATCTTGAACAAACTGGTGTCATAGTTGTTTGACGGATCATACACATAGTCTATGCCCGGCTCAAGTTCCAGCGCCAGGTTTTTTGACAGCCCTATCACCGGCCTTATGCCAAAACTGGCCCAGTTCTTGTCGGCAGAGGTATCGTTGTCTCGCCTCCAGACCTGCAGCACTTCAACCACCTGGTAAGAGAGGACATCATTTATCTTTTTGTTCATCATGTTGGTAAAGCGCACCGTCCAGATTCCGTTCTCGGCTCCCGTTGGAGGAATTGCGGCAGCGGCCGACAGCGAGGTGTTTATGCCTCTGCCGTACTGAAGGGACATCTGGTTGCCGTTCTTTTCGTCCCCGGCATTCAGCATGACGCCAAGGTCAATTCCGGTAAGAGTTGGATAAACACTGGTCCCCGAGGTCCCGCCGGCCATGTTTCCCCCGTTTATCCACACCGCTGCCTTATTCCTGCCCTTTCCGATATCTTTGAGCATCAGATGAAGGTTGCTCTTAAGATACCTTCCGTTGTCCGTTTGCAGCGTCAGATCATTGGCCGAGTAACCAATGTAGGCGATATTGAATTTGCCGATGCCCGCCTCAACATCCTCAAAGCCGCCGCCGTAGCCGCTCATGTCCGACCACCAAAAATCATTTATCTCCAGCTGCGGAAGGCGGTAAAATCTTTGTCCCGCCCACACCTTGGCATTGGGCATGCCTTCTATAAAATTGTCCATCGTGCCAAAGGCCTCTCTCAGGCAGACCTTGTCAAACACTATCGTGCCGATGGAACTGGGAGAAGGCGGCCCGCTTATGTAGTTGTCCTCGGTCTGGTTCTGCTGGGTCTTGTAGGCAAGGCGCACCTGGAGTTTTGTCCTGACATCCTTTGGCCCCGTGTGCGCCCCGGTGTTCGTAAAGACCGTTTCAAGATAGGTCTCCTGTTCGTTGCCCAGCCTGTACTTGGAAAGAGCTCCCGGGGCCTGAAAAGCCTGCATTTTGCCACCGTAGAGGTTGGAGCCGCTGCCGCTCCTCATATAGCCTTCAAAACCAAAGGCGCCGTTCGAGATGCTCTTTAAGATAGCAGTGTCTGCTCCGGCATACTGCGCCAGAAAAAATAATGCCGCGGCCAGAAAAATGCCGGCTCTCCGTTTTATTCTCATCAGAACTCCCCCTCCTTTTTGCCCCCGTTTTCCATTAAGCACTATATATTGGACCTAATGATAGACAAGATTATAGACAGAAGTGATATTTGTCAAGGAGTTTTAGGACTTGTAGCAACCGATCCTAAGATAAACCCGGTCACCTCCCTTACAAACTCTTTCGGCCTCTCAATATGCAGAGCATGCCCTGCCCCGTCCAAAACTGAAAACCTGCTCCCCAGAATGAGTCTTGCAAGTGCTTCCGCTTCCTGCGGGGTTATAAGAGCATCCTGAGCTCCTGCAAGCACCAGAGTATTTGATTTTATGGAAGCAGCAGCATTTTTTCCGGCAAAAGAAGCTATCGCACCTATCTGCCCGGCAAAACCTTTGGCCGTCTGCAAATAAGGATATTCCGAGGCCGCTTTAACAAAAGATTCTATAAAAGATGTGCCGCTTACCGTTTTAGGCGAGAACAGCCACGGGACCCAGCCGCGGACTATGGCTTCGCTGCTGCTCCCTTTTTCAAGCTCATTGAGGAATCCCTTATACAGCTCGTTGTTCCTTTTTGAAGAAACAAATGAAGTGTCCTCGAGGATCAGTCTGTCAACCCTTTCCGGATACTGCGCTGCCAAAACCTGCCCGATGTATCCTCCCATGGAATGTCCCAGCACATGGCATTTCTCTATCTTCAGCGTGTCGAGAAGTTTTATGCAGTCGACGGCCATGTCCTCTATCGTGTAAGGTTCTTCCGGCTTGCTGCTCCTTCCGCTGCCGCGGTTGTCAAATATCACTGTTGTAAAATTTGAGGAAAGGTCTTTTATTACGCCTCCCCAGCTTGAGGAGTCGGAGGCAAGACCGGCAATAAGCAAGAGAGGTTCGCCTTTTCCGCAAACCTCATAATACATTTTCATGTTCCCGAGCTTGATATCCGCCATAACATCCTTCCCATAGCTTTTTGTTGACAATTCTATCACAGGGCCTTAAGAAGTGAGGGAATCGTATTGAAGAATTGGAAAATAACATGTAAGATTGTCTCTTGGCAGTTCAATACATAAAAGGAGGGCGTCATGAAAGGCTTTCTGGACTTTATTAGGGAGCAGGGGGTTGTGGGGCTGGCGGTCGGGTTCATTCTGGGCGGGGCGGTTTCCAAGCTGGTAACGGCGATAATCACGGACATTATCAATCCAATACTTGGGCTTGCGCTTGGAATGACAGCCGGGCTCAAAGAGGCATCCCTTGACATTGGTTCTGCCAGGATCCTCTACGGCGACCTTATCAGCGTGTTCATAGACTTCACGGTGATAGCCTTTGTGGTCTACTTTGGGGTAAAACTCCTCAAATTTGACAAACTCGACAAAAAGAAAGACGCCTGAATTTAAGCGCCGGGATAAAATTTCTTGCAATAATCCCCTCCTTTGTTATAATAATGGCAAAGTGAAAGTTTTTGTTTCACTCTAAACCAAGGAGGGGCTTTGCATGAACAAAAAGTTATTGATCGGGGTCATCCTGCTTGCGGCCGTTATCGCTGCCGGATATTTTGCGTTCTTTGCCCAGAGGTACATGAAAAGCGGCATCTACGGCAGCGGCACTATAGAGGTGACCGAAGTCGTTGTAAGCAGCAAGGTGACCGGGCGCATAATACAGTTGAATATCGACGAGGGCTCGGATGTTGCCTCAAATGAGGTCCTGGCAGAGGTGGAAAAGCAGGATTATCAGGCCTCCCTTGACAGCGCCAAGGCCAAATACGCTCTTGCAAAAAGCGAGTACCAGCGCAACAAAAGCGCCTATGCCGACAATTCGATAAGCGCCGACCAGCTTGACACAGCAAGGCACAATTTTGAGGCCGCTTCCGCCGCGCTTACCCTGGCCCAGAACCAGCTCTCCTATACCACCATAACCGCCCCCGTCAAAGGCTCCATCCTGTCCAAGGCTGTAGAAACCGGTGAACTTGTGGTACCGGGCTCTCCTATTGCCACAATGGCCAATCTTGACGAGGTTAAACTGTATCTATATGTAGGCGAAAAGGTCGTGGGCAAACTTAAGCTGGGAATGCCGGTTGAAGTGACCGTTGATTCCCTGCCAAGAAAGAAATTCACGGGAAAAGTCTCCTACATCTCCAACAAGGAAGAATTTACTCCCAAGCCCATCCAGACCCAGGAAGAGCGCACGACATATGTATATAAGATAAAAGTCTTGATCCCCAATGGCGACCATGACCTTAAGCCCGGCATGCCTGCCGACGGCAAGTTCATATGCAACTAGCGATCGAGACAAAAAAGCTTACCAAAAAGTTCGGGGACAACATCGCGGTCAACGAACTCGACCTTGAGATACGCAAAGGCGAGATCTTTGGCCTGGTGGGCCCCGACGGGGCCGGCAAAAGCACCACGATGAGGCTTATCTCCACCGCCATGACCCCAACCTCCGGAAAAGCCGTGGTCCTGGGGTTTGACACCTCGGAAAAGGAAGAAGAAATAAGGGAAAGGGTCGGCTACATGCCCCAGAGGTTCGCCCTTTACGGGGAACTTACCGTTGACGAGAACATCAACTTTTTTGCCGAGATCTACGGAGTGCCAAAGGCAGAGCTGGAAACGAAGAAAAAAGAACTGCTGGAATTTACCGGTATGTCCAAGTTCGCCGCGCGCAGGGGGCGCAACCTTTCCGGCGGGATGCAGAAAAAACTCGCCCTTGCCTGCAACCTGATCCACAAGCCGGAAATTATCATGCTGGACGAGCCCACGCTTGGAGTAGACCCTATCTCCAGAAGAGAATTCTGGAGAATACTCTACGGCCTTACGGATGTGACAATAGTTGTAACTACCCCCTACATGGACGAGGCCGAAAGATGCAGCCGTATCGCGCTTATCAGGGGCGGAAAGCTGCTTAAATGCGACACCCCCGACGAGATAAAGAAGCACTACGGCACCAAGAGCCTGGAAGAAGCCTTTATCAAGGCCGTTGAGGAGACCGCATGACGGATACCGCGATAGAGATAAACAATTTGGTCAAGAAGTTCGGCGCTTTTACCGCGGTAGACAATATCAGCTTTAATGTAAATAAAGGCGAGGTCTTTGGATTTTTAGGCCCCAACGGCGCGGGAAAGACCACTACAATAAGGATGCTCTGCGGCATCCTGGACCCGACCTCCGGAGTTGGAAAGGTCGGCGGCTTTCTTATGGGCAAAGAGTCCGCAAAGATAAAGCAGAACATCGGCTACATGTGCCAAAAGTTCTCGCTCTACGACGACCTCACGATAGAAGAGAACATAGATTTTTACGCCGGGATGTACCAGACCGACAAAAAGACCAGAAAACAGCAGATGGAAAAGATCATCAAACAGGCCGAACTTACCGAAAGCAAGGACACTCTGGCGGGACACCTCTCGCTCTCGGTCAAGCAGCACCTGGCGCTGGGCTGCTCCATCATCCACGAGCCGAAGATAGTTTTTCTTGACGAGCCCACCGGAGGGGTTGATCCCATTTCCAGAAAAAAGTTCTGGATCGTTATAAACGAATTAGCGGCAAAAGGCATAACCATACTTGTGACCACGCACTATATGGACGAGGCCGAGCGCTGCGACAGAATAGCCCTTATCAGCGCCGGTCAGATGATAGCCTGCGACTCCCCTGCCAATCTCAAGTCCCGGCTGATGAGC
This region includes:
- a CDS encoding efflux RND transporter periplasmic adaptor subunit: MNKKLLIGVILLAAVIAAGYFAFFAQRYMKSGIYGSGTIEVTEVVVSSKVTGRIIQLNIDEGSDVASNEVLAEVEKQDYQASLDSAKAKYALAKSEYQRNKSAYADNSISADQLDTARHNFEAASAALTLAQNQLSYTTITAPVKGSILSKAVETGELVVPGSPIATMANLDEVKLYLYVGEKVVGKLKLGMPVEVTVDSLPRKKFTGKVSYISNKEEFTPKPIQTQEERTTYVYKIKVLIPNGDHDLKPGMPADGKFICN
- a CDS encoding Fic family protein; its protein translation is MFKPRYRISPRLLENIKKITGLITLLNSRTVPNVVKMAMEKEARELSAHSSTSIEGNPLPLTEVKRILKHAPENIRDTEREVINYNRALEGLDRKLKTGKIVMSVKAVLEIQKEITKGLIDKHNCGRLRSGHVFVNDPRTGRTVFWPPDPKDAALLLEELVDFIRKEHGKTDPLVLAGLFHKQFVMIHPFMDGNGRTARLATKALLASMGLDTFSLFSFENYYNRNVGRYFEKVGEKGNYYDIKGRTDFTLWLEYFTDGIIDELLRVGKEMEAVAVSPDTELRPQEKLLVGRIKKGGYITDRTYSGLVKRAKATRNKDFNRLIDMGIIEKKGKGKATYYKLKGK
- the rsgA gene encoding ribosome small subunit-dependent GTPase A, with translation MQQNTAKTKTARVIAQYRGRYRVLFNEKELWAEVTGKIIYAALSQLDFPVVGDLVDIIELGDDNAVIQGILPRKSLLKRKAAGKDQFQPIAANVDTAFIVQALDRDFNLNRFERYFTIVKAGGIKPLIVLNKTDLISKVELEEKISLIKDRFQNIDVVAASAEAKDGIDGLLKALKKGELHCFVGSSGVGKSSLINKLLGKEVLKTIEISASTKKGKHTTTHRELFALKDGSMVIDNPGMREVGVGDSLQAVSDVFSEIAELAPACKFTDCTHQHEAGCAVLSALKEGQLSQEQYSNYIKLKKESAHYAMSGLEKRQKDKRFGKMVKTVKQIKGIK
- a CDS encoding alpha/beta hydrolase; this encodes MADIKLGNMKMYYEVCGKGEPLLLIAGLASDSSSWGGVIKDLSSNFTTVIFDNRGSGRSSKPEEPYTIEDMAVDCIKLLDTLKIEKCHVLGHSMGGYIGQVLAAQYPERVDRLILEDTSFVSSKRNNELYKGFLNELEKGSSSEAIVRGWVPWLFSPKTVSGTSFIESFVKAASEYPYLQTAKGFAGQIGAIASFAGKNAAASIKSNTLVLAGAQDALITPQEAEALARLILGSRFSVLDGAGHALHIERPKEFVREVTGFILGSVATSPKTP
- a CDS encoding patatin-like phospholipase family protein, which gives rise to MRDKLALVLSGGFVKGVAHISIAEEMYARGYVPDVFVGSSIGAVFAVLLGYYDDPKKVKEISLGFIKDHVWPELLSFDVFSKAGLFESKQVIRLIAKYAGLEGKTFKDLKKPAYITATDLNTGELIIFGQGQGASSKGQAMTLSEALEASISFPVIFKPKKLRMNGKTMALADGGIRENCPISVAAKIPGVKKIIACDLGYCGQLKGDFNKKNTLEVFMQC
- a CDS encoding carbohydrate porin; this encodes MRIKRRAGIFLAAALFFLAQYAGADTAILKSISNGAFGFEGYMRSGSGSNLYGGKMQAFQAPGALSKYRLGNEQETYLETVFTNTGAHTGPKDVRTKLQVRLAYKTQQNQTEDNYISGPPSPSSIGTIVFDKVCLREAFGTMDNFIEGMPNAKVWAGQRFYRLPQLEINDFWWSDMSGYGGGFEDVEAGIGKFNIAYIGYSANDLTLQTDNGRYLKSNLHLMLKDIGKGRNKAAVWINGGNMAGGTSGTSVYPTLTGIDLGVMLNAGDEKNGNQMSLQYGRGINTSLSAAAAIPPTGAENGIWTVRFTNMMNKKINDVLSYQVVEVLQVWRRDNDTSADKNWASFGIRPVIGLSKNLALELEPGIDYVYDPSNNYDTSLFKMTASLRLAPSPEFAAHPRFRLFATYAAWGNGFVNQGIGGPAFNDKSHGLNAGLQCEHWW
- a CDS encoding MscL family protein; translation: MKGFLDFIREQGVVGLAVGFILGGAVSKLVTAIITDIINPILGLALGMTAGLKEASLDIGSARILYGDLISVFIDFTVIAFVVYFGVKLLKFDKLDKKKDA
- a CDS encoding site-specific DNA-methyltransferase, with the protein product MEVKNLLRDTEPKMRANRFYNEDCIEGCIKHIKSNSIDLIVTDPPYGIEGHTLHKHYNRKEEYVLDGYIEVPKADYGRFSEQWIGQAERILRPGGSMYIVSGYTNLNDILSALKKTKLKEINHIIWKFNFGVHTTKKFVSSHYHILFYCKPGGVRTFNTYSRFGSTEKDEKQGSLNYQDREDVWIINREYKPGMIKNKNELPKKLLIKMIQYSSVEGDIICDLFLGGFSTAKVAIGLNRFAVGFEKSKKSFDYQIKTLKQVIPGSLLADLRIPKQDSIVNKGKAWSEMEMERLFKRYEDLYKSSNLKKQSIELLCKEFKRGYFSILNVLEKAERSKSSPEKQQQLFDLRSQEQ